From Nitratidesulfovibrio vulgaris str. Hildenborough, a single genomic window includes:
- a CDS encoding NAD+ synthase: protein MKVALLQIDTVVGDIVGNAARIADAVREAASLGARLCVTPELALCGYPPRDLLLQDDFVPACRKALEALAQQLRDLPPVLVGAPVPNPSPVGNPIHNCAVLLREGKVTVATRKVLLPNYDVFDERRYFESGVGCGVVTIDGWRFGVTICEDVWNDKTFWQEHRHYENDPVADLMAGGADAILNLSASPFTLGKQAVRERMLSRVAFRYRVSVLYANQVGGNDDLVFAGKSIAFDATGTLIARGRSFAEDIVMVDVAQATGTITAEPTSDEEQVWKALVLGTRDYARKCGFDGAVLGLSGGIDSALVAAVAAEALGPDKVLGVLMPSPHSSEGSVTDALALASSLGIATCTIPIGDLMHGFEAALAQAFAGREADVTEENIQSRIRGNLLMALSNKQRRLLLTTGNKSELAVGYCTIYGDMAGGLAVIADLPKTLVYRVAHWLNERDTSHGHEGREARETIPSAILTKEPSAELRPGQRDSDSLPPYDVLDGILERLVELRRSAADIVAEGYDVETVRKVLRLVCNAEFKRRQAPPGLKVTDRAFGTGWRMPVAARVNLG, encoded by the coding sequence GTGAAGGTAGCACTTCTGCAGATAGACACGGTCGTCGGCGACATCGTGGGCAATGCAGCCCGCATCGCCGACGCCGTGCGTGAGGCGGCCTCTCTGGGGGCCCGCCTGTGTGTCACGCCCGAACTCGCCCTGTGCGGCTATCCGCCGCGCGACCTTCTGTTGCAGGACGATTTCGTTCCCGCCTGTCGCAAGGCCCTCGAAGCCCTTGCCCAGCAACTGCGAGACCTGCCCCCCGTGCTGGTCGGGGCACCCGTCCCCAATCCTTCGCCCGTGGGCAACCCCATCCATAATTGCGCGGTCCTTCTGCGTGAGGGAAAGGTGACGGTTGCCACCCGCAAGGTGTTGCTGCCCAACTACGATGTGTTCGATGAACGGCGGTATTTCGAGTCGGGCGTGGGGTGCGGGGTCGTCACCATCGATGGCTGGCGGTTCGGGGTGACCATCTGTGAAGATGTCTGGAACGACAAGACGTTCTGGCAGGAGCACCGACATTACGAGAACGACCCCGTCGCCGACCTCATGGCGGGCGGGGCAGACGCCATCCTCAACCTTTCGGCCTCGCCGTTCACGCTGGGCAAGCAGGCGGTGCGTGAGCGGATGCTCTCGCGGGTGGCCTTCCGCTACCGGGTCTCGGTGCTGTACGCCAACCAGGTGGGCGGCAACGACGACCTCGTCTTCGCGGGCAAGAGCATCGCCTTCGACGCCACCGGGACGCTTATCGCGCGCGGACGCTCTTTCGCGGAGGACATCGTGATGGTCGATGTGGCACAGGCCACAGGAACCATCACCGCTGAACCTACGTCCGATGAAGAGCAGGTCTGGAAGGCACTGGTGCTGGGCACACGCGACTACGCCCGCAAATGCGGGTTCGACGGGGCCGTGCTGGGGCTCTCGGGCGGCATCGACTCGGCCCTTGTGGCTGCCGTCGCGGCGGAGGCGCTAGGGCCGGACAAGGTCCTCGGGGTGCTCATGCCGTCGCCGCACTCCAGCGAGGGAAGCGTGACAGATGCCCTTGCGCTGGCCTCTTCTCTGGGCATCGCAACGTGCACCATCCCCATCGGCGACCTGATGCACGGGTTCGAAGCGGCCCTTGCACAGGCCTTCGCGGGGCGTGAGGCTGACGTGACGGAGGAGAACATCCAGTCGCGCATCCGGGGCAACCTGTTGATGGCCCTCTCCAACAAGCAGCGAAGGCTGCTGCTCACCACGGGCAACAAGTCGGAACTTGCAGTGGGGTACTGCACCATCTACGGCGACATGGCGGGAGGGCTTGCCGTCATCGCCGACCTGCCGAAGACCCTCGTCTATCGCGTGGCGCACTGGCTCAACGAACGTGACACGTCTCACGGGCACGAGGGGCGTGAAGCCCGCGAGACCATACCCTCTGCCATCCTGACCAAGGAACCTTCGGCCGAACTGAGGCCCGGACAGCGCGACAGCGATTCGTTGCCACCTTATGATGTCCTTGATGGCATTCTCGAACGGCTTGTCGAATTGCGACGTAGTGCGGCGGATATCGTGGCCGAAGGCTACGATGTGGAGACCGTACGCAAGGTCTTGAGGCTGGTCTGCAATGCCGAGTTCAAGAGACGTCAGGCCCCGCCCGGACTGAAGGTCACGGACAGGGCTTTCGGCACCGGGTGGCGTATGCCGGTGGCGGCGCGCGTCAACCTCGGGTGA
- a CDS encoding FAD-dependent oxidoreductase — protein MSNAMNFAFMRAEPLPPNGRKVAIIGAGPSGLAATGYLACMGYQVEVYDKLPGAGGLMVFGIPGHRIPADRIQRGVHILERQYGTIFHTRTKICCSAPLHEEEGDHFSCDIRGLGELVEGYDAVMICTGSWKSRKLGIPGEALPGVYSGLEFLFPIRAVRYATTNVSLPDVAGRIVAVVGAGHSAVDVVHSAHALGAEKVYMVYRRTRREAPCGSFEIDRIEEAGGTWLERCTPTGIVGDGKVEGLELRDSETGETSVLPVDVVVTAIGEIPTPPFQKELGLENVRKGEVRWLHMTSIENVFVAGDVLTGPSKIGKAVYSGLRAARSLANWLDLRAQHRESEYNYDADVIHR, from the coding sequence ATGTCCAACGCCATGAATTTCGCCTTCATGCGGGCCGAGCCCCTGCCGCCCAACGGACGCAAGGTCGCCATCATAGGCGCGGGGCCTTCGGGACTCGCAGCCACGGGCTACCTCGCGTGCATGGGGTATCAGGTCGAGGTGTACGACAAGCTGCCCGGCGCGGGGGGGCTCATGGTCTTCGGTATTCCGGGCCATCGCATTCCCGCCGACCGTATCCAGCGAGGCGTGCATATCCTCGAACGGCAGTACGGCACCATTTTCCATACCCGCACCAAGATATGTTGCAGTGCCCCGCTGCATGAAGAAGAGGGCGACCACTTCTCGTGCGACATCAGGGGGCTTGGCGAGCTGGTCGAAGGGTATGATGCCGTGATGATCTGCACCGGCTCATGGAAGTCGCGCAAACTCGGCATCCCCGGCGAAGCGCTTCCCGGCGTCTATTCGGGGCTTGAGTTCCTGTTCCCCATCCGTGCCGTCAGATACGCCACCACCAACGTCAGCCTGCCCGATGTGGCGGGCCGCATCGTCGCCGTGGTCGGGGCGGGGCATTCCGCTGTCGACGTCGTGCACAGTGCCCATGCCCTGGGGGCTGAGAAGGTCTATATGGTCTACCGTCGCACCCGGCGCGAAGCCCCCTGCGGCAGCTTCGAGATAGACCGCATCGAGGAGGCAGGTGGTACATGGCTTGAGCGCTGTACCCCGACCGGCATCGTCGGTGATGGAAAGGTCGAAGGGCTCGAACTTCGCGACAGTGAAACCGGCGAGACCTCCGTATTGCCTGTGGACGTCGTCGTCACAGCCATCGGCGAGATTCCCACGCCGCCCTTCCAGAAGGAACTGGGCCTTGAGAACGTCCGCAAGGGCGAAGTGCGCTGGCTGCACATGACCAGCATCGAGAACGTGTTCGTGGCAGGCGACGTCCTCACCGGGCCGAGCAAGATAGGCAAGGCCGTCTACAGCGGGCTGCGCGCCGCGCGTTCGCTGGCAAACTGGCTCGACCTCAGGGCGCAGCACCGCGAGAGCGAATACAACTACGATGCGGACGTCATCCACCGCTGA
- the dapB gene encoding 4-hydroxy-tetrahydrodipicolinate reductase, with protein sequence MSTPIIVMGAGGRMGSTICRLVQEEPQLCLAAVLERPDRASGVARDGCIAGSDPDVVFPQVPGGVIIDFTAPEASMATARAAARHGNAVVIGTTGFNEEQKAELAELARQIRLFWAPNMSVGVNVLLKVLPELVRLLGEKYDLEMVELHHNRKKDSPSGTALRLAECLAEARDWNLPDVACYHREGIIGERPQKEIGVQTIRGGDVVGVHTVYCLGPGERIEVTHQAHSRETFAQGALRAAAWLATQKPGKLYNMADIF encoded by the coding sequence ATGAGTACTCCGATTATCGTCATGGGGGCGGGCGGGCGCATGGGGTCGACCATCTGCCGCCTCGTCCAGGAAGAGCCGCAACTGTGCCTCGCTGCCGTACTTGAACGTCCTGACCGGGCTTCGGGAGTCGCGCGTGATGGGTGCATCGCAGGGAGTGACCCTGATGTGGTGTTCCCGCAGGTGCCGGGTGGCGTGATCATCGATTTTACAGCACCCGAGGCGAGCATGGCCACGGCAAGGGCGGCTGCAAGGCACGGTAACGCCGTCGTCATCGGCACCACGGGGTTCAATGAAGAGCAGAAGGCGGAACTTGCCGAGCTTGCACGGCAGATACGGCTCTTCTGGGCACCCAACATGAGTGTGGGCGTGAACGTCCTCCTCAAGGTGCTGCCTGAACTTGTGCGTCTGCTGGGTGAGAAGTACGACCTTGAGATGGTCGAACTGCACCATAACCGCAAGAAGGACTCCCCCAGCGGTACGGCCCTGCGCCTTGCCGAATGTCTTGCCGAGGCCCGCGACTGGAATCTGCCCGATGTGGCATGCTACCACCGTGAAGGCATCATCGGCGAGCGTCCGCAGAAGGAGATCGGGGTGCAGACCATCCGCGGCGGCGATGTCGTGGGCGTGCATACCGTCTACTGCCTCGGCCCCGGCGAACGCATCGAGGTCACGCATCAGGCCCATTCGCGCGAGACCTTCGCGCAGGGGGCCCTGCGCGCTGCGGCATGGCTGGCCACGCAGAAGCCCGGCAAACTCTACAACATGGCGGACATATTCTAG
- a CDS encoding ACT domain-containing protein: MKVEQISVFLENKAGRLAEVTGTLAEAGINIRALSLADTSDFGILRLIVNDHEKAKSVLKDKGFTVGRTNVVAVEVPDHPGGLHGILQTLSGQGVNVEYMYAYVQPGGSNALLIFRFDRTEQAIEVLQQNGIPIVPGEKLYAG; encoded by the coding sequence ATGAAAGTGGAACAGATATCCGTTTTTCTCGAAAACAAGGCGGGTCGCCTCGCCGAAGTCACCGGAACACTGGCAGAAGCCGGCATAAACATCCGTGCCCTCTCGCTTGCCGACACCTCCGACTTCGGCATCTTGCGCCTCATCGTCAACGACCATGAAAAGGCCAAGTCCGTCCTCAAGGACAAGGGCTTCACCGTGGGCCGCACCAACGTCGTCGCCGTCGAGGTGCCCGACCATCCCGGCGGGCTGCACGGCATCCTCCAGACCCTCAGCGGGCAGGGCGTGAATGTCGAGTACATGTACGCCTACGTCCAGCCGGGTGGCAGCAACGCGCTGCTCATCTTCCGCTTCGACCGGACAGAACAGGCCATCGAAGTGCTGCAGCAGAACGGCATTCCCATCGTACCGGGCGAAAAACTCTACGCAGGCTAG
- a CDS encoding molybdopterin-dependent oxidoreductase — translation MAAHPLRAIGACTLDCPGCCSLVVTTDAEGKPHVSGNPDHPFTQGSICRKGRRMFERLHAPDRVTTPLVRQGDALRPASWDEALGLCATRIDALRDMPERILHIRGFGFRGALAEASRYLFRSLGASATRGSLCDEAGLAASELDFGDNDQHAPADLANASAIVNWGKDLTRSSHHLSLIVRERRKAGIPVLTISPGGDANDAFTDARIRIRPGTDRFLAAAALRRMVIAGDIPPPVIAACTGFEHLRALLLAHEESDLLHTCDARPTDLELLLRWFRSNGGRTATLLGWGMQRHVAGGENVRWVDALAMLSGNVGHAGGGVYYGISSSRNIDARWGKEAGTPARTLCLPLLAHELEQADPPVDFVWVDGSNVVNQIPEATRAAKAFERCGFKVVVDAFLTDTARRADVVLPCALLLEREDILGSYQHDNVQYAAAIFPPPGAAREDFDIIRDLGARLSSPVALPPREDILRRAIDTPNLEVSLEELRERGFSTADRPQVAYEGMRFAHDDGKFHLVDRLSPEPALTQEYPLYLLTVVRATHLHSQMPEDAQQGQPTVHVAPDCTTLAHLDITRPARLVSPYGEMPVRVETLPGLHPDAVMMGRGGWLATGWCPNVLIGARLTDVGEGAAYYSQTVRLEKMD, via the coding sequence ATGGCAGCTCATCCACTCCGCGCCATCGGGGCTTGCACGCTCGACTGTCCGGGGTGCTGCTCACTCGTCGTGACGACGGATGCCGAAGGCAAGCCCCATGTGAGCGGCAACCCCGACCACCCGTTCACGCAGGGGAGCATCTGTCGCAAGGGGCGGCGCATGTTCGAAAGGCTGCACGCGCCCGACAGGGTGACCACTCCCCTCGTCAGGCAGGGCGATGCGTTACGCCCTGCAAGCTGGGACGAAGCTCTCGGCCTCTGCGCCACACGTATCGACGCCCTCCGCGACATGCCCGAGCGCATCCTGCATATCCGCGGGTTCGGCTTCAGGGGGGCACTGGCCGAAGCCAGTCGCTATCTCTTCCGTTCGCTGGGGGCGAGCGCCACCCGGGGTTCCCTCTGCGACGAGGCAGGGCTTGCCGCCTCTGAACTGGATTTTGGCGACAACGACCAGCACGCGCCAGCCGACCTTGCCAATGCTTCCGCCATCGTGAACTGGGGGAAAGACCTCACGCGCTCGTCGCACCATCTTTCACTCATCGTGCGCGAACGCCGCAAGGCGGGCATCCCGGTGCTGACCATCTCTCCGGGCGGCGACGCCAACGACGCATTCACCGATGCCCGCATACGCATCCGTCCGGGTACGGACAGGTTCCTTGCCGCAGCAGCCCTGCGGCGCATGGTCATAGCCGGAGACATACCGCCGCCCGTGATTGCCGCCTGCACCGGGTTCGAACACCTGCGCGCCCTGCTTCTTGCTCACGAAGAAAGCGACCTTTTGCATACGTGCGACGCCCGCCCAACCGACCTCGAACTCCTGCTACGATGGTTCCGCAGCAACGGCGGGCGCACAGCGACCCTCCTCGGCTGGGGGATGCAACGCCATGTGGCTGGCGGCGAGAACGTCCGCTGGGTCGATGCGCTTGCCATGCTCAGCGGCAACGTCGGCCATGCGGGCGGCGGCGTGTACTATGGCATCTCGTCCAGCCGCAACATCGACGCCCGCTGGGGAAAGGAAGCCGGGACGCCCGCGCGCACGCTGTGCCTGCCGCTTCTGGCGCATGAACTTGAACAGGCCGACCCGCCAGTGGACTTCGTGTGGGTGGACGGTTCCAACGTGGTCAATCAGATACCTGAGGCGACCCGTGCCGCCAAGGCTTTCGAACGATGCGGCTTCAAGGTCGTCGTCGATGCATTCCTCACCGATACGGCACGCCGCGCCGACGTGGTGCTGCCATGCGCCCTGCTGCTTGAGCGCGAGGACATCCTCGGCTCATATCAACACGACAATGTACAGTATGCCGCCGCCATCTTTCCTCCGCCGGGGGCAGCCCGCGAGGATTTCGACATCATCCGCGACCTCGGGGCACGCCTGTCCTCCCCCGTTGCGCTTCCGCCTCGTGAAGACATCCTCCGGCGCGCCATCGACACCCCGAACCTTGAAGTGTCACTTGAAGAATTGCGCGAACGGGGTTTCTCCACCGCCGACCGCCCGCAGGTCGCCTATGAGGGAATGCGTTTCGCCCACGATGACGGTAAGTTCCATCTCGTCGACAGGCTTTCGCCCGAACCAGCACTCACTCAAGAGTACCCCCTCTACCTTCTGACTGTCGTGCGTGCCACGCATCTCCATTCGCAGATGCCGGAAGACGCGCAGCAGGGCCAGCCAACAGTGCATGTGGCGCCTGACTGCACGACCCTTGCGCACCTCGACATCACGCGCCCTGCGCGACTCGTGTCCCCCTACGGTGAGATGCCCGTCCGCGTGGAGACGCTACCGGGACTGCACCCGGATGCCGTGATGATGGGGCGCGGAGGCTGGCTGGCAACGGGGTGGTGCCCCAACGTGCTCATCGGCGCACGCCTGACCGATGTCGGCGAAGGGGCTGCCTACTACAGCCAGACGGTACGTCTTGAGAAGATGGACTGA